The nucleotide window ACGCAGTCACATAGTCTGGTCTTCTGTTTTGATAATTAAGGTAATAAGCGTGCTCCCAAACATCCAATCCAAGAATTGGCGTTCCTTGTTTGTCAGCAACCGGCATTAGTGGATTGTCCTGATTTGGCGTAGAAGTTACCGCTACAGAACCATCAGAATTTTTCACCAACCAAGCCCAACCAGAACCGAATCTAGTTTTCGCCGCATTAGAAAAATCTTCTTTGAATTTATCAAAACCACCGATTTTCTCGATTTCAGCTTTCACATTTCCAACTGGCCCTTTGCTACCGCCTGGCGTCAAAAGTTC belongs to Chryseobacterium sp. KACC 21268 and includes:
- a CDS encoding superoxide dismutase produces the protein MSFELPKLSYAYDALEPTIDAKTMEIHHSKHHQAYVDNLNNAIAGTELEGKSLEEIQKTGTDKPAVRNNGGGHYNHSLFWELLTPGGSKGPVGNVKAEIEKIGGFDKFKEDFSNAAKTRFGSGWAWLVKNSDGSVAVTSTPNQDNPLMPVADKQGTPILGLDVWEHAYYLNYQNRRPDYVTAFFDVINWDKVEELYNK